The stretch of DNA TACAAAACGTAATAGTGACAGCTGTGTAATATTTCTCTTGCAAAGGGAGTATTTGAGGAGTAACctgtgtataatatttcaaaggacacatttcattttatcaatttcacattattttttaaatataaataaaataaataatttctatatgttattcatttaaaaataaagttaactTAATTTAAGTATTGTATATTAACGCAGGCAATCCTGTGAGTCAACGGAAACCTCGGGATCTGCTAAATCCAATGTTTCCGGTTGATTATCCGCTCGAAGCGTTGTATACAGGTAAGTGCATAAACATTGCCAATAAagtatctatatatttatataagtaataaatacattattcagcacttgtttttttttctattctgtataatatttcagaGGACACATTTCATTTCATcacttttacattattttttaaatataaatagaaatacaaatttctatatgttattcatttaaaaataaatttaccttaaatcaaatatattaacgCAGGCAATCCTGCGAGTTTTGCGAATTCTCCGGTGCATCAAACATATCCAACGAATGCATATGCGCTTGCATATGCGATCAAACGTTACGCAAATGTGATCACAAGTTACGCAAAGGCGGTCACACATTACGCAAAAGgtaaataaatctatttttactGCTTTCTACAAATAGGTTCTTAAAGTGCATAAACATTGCGAATAAAGtatcaacatatttatttaagcaataaatacataattcagCACTTGTTTTACTATAGGCTTCTGGGAATTATTAACAGAAGTTCcaagtaaaagaaaaagaaacgacgAAGAAGGAAAACCTACGAGCCACGTACATAAAAGAGCAATCAATTTAGCAAAATTTACAGATCTAATgcgatttgataaaaattttaactccGTTGATGAAGACTATGATATAATCAATATTGGAGACGATaataaagatgataataaAGACGATAATAaagacaataataaaaacaataatgaaGATAATGAGACATCACATGAGAATATTCAAGAAGATACAAGTGAACATATAGATGAAGATAATGAGACATCACATG from Linepithema humile isolate Giens D197 chromosome 2, Lhum_UNIL_v1.0, whole genome shotgun sequence encodes:
- the LOC105677310 gene encoding origin recognition complex subunit 5 yields the protein MKWFLFLMTIAIWQFVQVTGNPVSQRKPRDLLNPMFPVDYPLEALYTGNPASFANSPVHQTYPTNAYALAYAIKRYANVITSYAKAVTHYAKGFWELLTEVPSKRKRNDEEGKPTSHVHKRAINLAKFTDLMRFDKNFNSVDEDYDIINIGDDNKDDNKDDNKDNNKNNNEDNETSHENIQEDTSEHIDEDNETSHENIQEDTSEDYDKIDNRGDIKVDNKDDNKDNNKNDNKDNETSHENIQEDTSEHIDEDNETSHENIQEDTSEHIDEDYEISHENIQEDTSEHIEELPRRILPFLFYWGRG